The Streptomyces sp. NBC_00335 DNA window GTCCGGGCGGTGGCCGCCCTGTGGCGCTCACACCGGGGCGAGGCGGTCGTCCTGGTGGCGACGGCCTCGGCGATCGTGGCCACGAACCTCTTCGAGGGGGTGCTCGCCGGACTGGGGCTCGCCGTCGCCAAGGCGGCCTGGGAGACCTCCCACGTCCACATCGAGCCGGTGTGGGAGGGCGACGAACTGCGCGTGCGGATCCTGGGGAACGCCAGCTTCCTGCGCCTGCCCAAACTGCTCGACGAGCTGGACGCACTCCCCCGCGGCGGCGCCGTCCGCCTCGACCTGAGCGGGCTGCGCCACCTCGACCACGCCTGCCTGACCGCACTGGACGGCTGGGAGCGCAGCCGCACGCCCGTCCCCGGCAAGGAAGGCGTCACCTAGCCCGGATACCCTCCGGCCGTGACCGCCATGAACGCCAACGCCATGCCCAACGAGATGAAGCGCACCCTGGGCGTCTTCGACGCGGTCGTCGTCGGGCTCGGAGCGATGATCGGCGCCGGGATCTTCGCCGCGCTGGCCCCGGCGGCGCGCGCGGCCGGCGGGGCGCTCCTCGCGGCGCTCGCGCTCGCGGCCCTGGTGGCCTACTGCAACGCGCACTCCTCGGCGCGGCTGGCCGCCCGGTATCCCTCCTCGGGCGGCACCTACGTGTACGGGCGCGAACGTCTCGGGCCCTTCTGGGGATATCTGGCCGGCTGGGGCTTCGTCGTCGGCAAGACGGCCTCCTGCGCGGCGATGGCCCTCACGGTCGGGGCCTACGCGTGGCCCGGGCAGCAGCACGCGGTGGCCGTGGCCGCGGTGGTGGCACTGACCGCGGCGAGCTACGGCGGGGTGCAGAAGTCCGCCCGGATCGCCCGGGTGATCGTGGCGGTGGTGCTGGCCGTCCTGGCCGGGGTCGTCGTGGCGTGCCTGTCCTCCGGCGCGGCCGACGCCGGCCGTCTCGGCGGCTCGGACTGGGCCGCCGCCGGGCTGCTCCAGGGCGCCGGGCTGCTGTTCTTCGCCTTCGCGGGCTACGCCCGGATCACCACCCTGGGCGAGGAGGTCCGCGACCCGGAGCGCACGATCCCGCGGGCGGTTCCGCTCGCCCTGGGGATCGCCCTGCTCGTCTACGCCGCGGTCTCGGTGGCGGCGCTCTCGGTGCTCG harbors:
- a CDS encoding APC family permease; the encoded protein is MNANAMPNEMKRTLGVFDAVVVGLGAMIGAGIFAALAPAARAAGGALLAALALAALVAYCNAHSSARLAARYPSSGGTYVYGRERLGPFWGYLAGWGFVVGKTASCAAMALTVGAYAWPGQQHAVAVAAVVALTAASYGGVQKSARIARVIVAVVLAVLAGVVVACLSSGAADAGRLGGSDWAAAGLLQGAGLLFFAFAGYARITTLGEEVRDPERTIPRAVPLALGIALLVYAAVSVAALSVLGADGLARSAAPLADAVRAAGWPGLTPVVRVGAALAALGSLLALVLGVSRTTLAMARDGHLPRALAAVHPRHQVPHHAELAVGAVVAVLAATTDLRGAIGFSSFGVLAYYAIANASAWTLDSGVKDRAVAAVGLSGCVVLACALPAASTVAGASVLALGALAYGVRRRLTPGA